In Marinobacter qingdaonensis, the sequence GGCATTATCGGCGGTGAACGGGTGGTAGATTTCGCCAAATTCCTGCTTTCTTTTCTTGGCCGGTACCTTCTTCGGGTCGATCCGTCCTACTTCGACAAACTGGAAGTCGTTACTCAGTCGTTCTTTCATCATGGTGCTCTCATCAGCTCAATTTCGACTGGGGTGCCCTCGGGCACCCCATAACCCTGTTCTTTCCCGGCGGAGTTACTCCGGACGTGCCCGGGTGCTGGCCAGCAGACTGCGCAGGTTGGCAGCCTTGGGTTTAACCAGCCAGAAGCGGCCGATGTAGTCGTCGAAATTCTCAAGAATGTGTTCTGCCCAGGCGCTGCCGGTTTCCGAGATGTGCTCCCGGATCACACCGCGCAGGTGATTGCGGTAGGACTCCATGTCCTCGCTGGAAATCCGCTGGATTTCCACGAGCTCATGGTTGTACTTGTCCACAAACGTGTTGTTCTGGTCCAGAACGTAGGCGAAACCGCCGGTCATGCCGGCGCCAAAGTTGTGGCCGGTGGCGCCCAGCACCGTGACCAGACCGCCGGTCATGTATTCGCAGCAGTGGTCGCCCGCGCCCTCAACGACGGCGTGGGCGCCGGAGTTACGCACGGCGAAACGCTCGCCGGCGGTACCCGCGGCAAACAGCTTGCCACCGGTGGCGCCGTACAGGCAGGTGTTACCGACAATGGAGGTTTCCTGGGTTTTGAAGCTGCTGCCACAGGGCGGCTTGACCACCAGCTTGCCGCCGGTCATGCCCTTGCCCACGTAATCGTTGGCATCGCCTTCCAGAATCAGGTTGAGGCCACCGACGTTCCAGACCCCGAAGCTCTGCCCCGCGGTGCCGGTCAGATCCAGGGTGATGGGCGCATCGACCATGCCCTGGTTGCCGTGCTTGGCGGCGATTTCCCCGGACAGCCGCGCACCGATCGAGCGATCACAGTTGGTGACCCGGTACGACCAGGCGCCACCCGACTTGTTCTCGATCGAGGTCGCAATGTCCTGGACCATCTGCTCGGCCAGGGTGCCCTTGTCGAACGGATGGTTCCGCTCGACCTGACAGGTCTGCGGCTTGTCGGCCGGAATGTGATCGTTCGACAGCAGACGGGAGAGATCCAACTTTTTCTGGCGCTCGGTGTCACCCGGCAGGCGCTCCAGCAGGTCGACCCGACCCACCAGTTCTTCCAGACTCCGCACTCCGAGCTTGGCCATCCACTCCCGGGTTTCCTCCGCCACGAAGCGGAAGAAGTTCATGGCCATCTCGACCGTGCCCTTGAAGTGTTCTTCACGCAGGTGGTCGTTCTGGGTGGCGACACCGGTGGCGCAGTTGTTCAGGTGACAGATGCGCAGGTACTTGCAGCCTAGCGCCACCATCGGCGTGGTACCGAAGCCGAAGCTCTCGGCACCCAAGATGGCGCCCTTGACCACGTCCAGGCCGGTCTTGATGCCACCGTCTGTCTGCAGGCGAATCTTGCCGCGCAGATCGTTGGCGCGCAAGGCCTGCTGGGTTTCGGTCAGGCCCAGCTCCCACGGCGAACCGGCATAGCGGATCGAGGTCAGCGGGCTGGCCGCGGTGCCGCCATCGTAGCCGGATACGGTAATCAGATCAGCGTAGGCCTTGGCCACACCGGCCGCGATGGTACCGACGCCCGGCTCGGACACCAGCTTCACCGACACCAGTGCCTGCGGGTTGACCTGTTTCAGGTCGAAGATCAGCTGGGCCAGATCCTCGATGGAATAGATGTCGTGGTGCGGCGGTGGCGAAATCAGGGTGACGCCCGGCACCGAGTACCGCAGGCGGGCGATCAGGTCGTTGACCTTGCCGCCGGGCAGCTGGCCGCCCTCACCGGGCTTGGCGCCCTGGGCCACCTTGATCTGCATGACATCGGCACTGCGCAGGTACTCGGCGGTGACACCGAAACGGCCCGACGCCACCTGCTTGATCTTGGAACGCTTCTCAGTGCCATAGCGGGCCGGGTCTTCCCCGCCCTCACCGGAGTTGGAGCGACCGCCCAGGGTGTTCATGGCCACCGCCAGGGCTTCGTGCGCCTCCGGCGACAGGGCACCGAGGGACATGGCCGCGGAATCGAAGCGCGGATAGATGTTCTCGGCCGGCTCGACCTCGGACAGATCGATCGGTTTCAGGTCGGCCCGGAACCCGAGCAGGTCACGCAGGGTGGACACCGGACGCTCGTTCACCAGCCCGGCGTATTCCTGGTAATGGCCGTAGTCGCCGCTGATGACCGCTTCCTGCAGCTTGCCCACCACGTCCGGGTTGAAGGCGTGGTATTCCTGGCCGTGCACGTACTTGAGCAGGCCGCCCTGGGAAATCGGCTTGCGCGGCTTCCAGGCAACGGCGGCCAGCTGCTCCTGGTCCTGCTGGAAGTCGTAGAAGCTCGCGCCCTGGATTCGGCTCGGCACACCCTTGAAGCACAGGTCGACGACGTCGTCGGCCAGGCCAATGGCTTCGAACAGCTGGGCGCCACGATAGGAGGTCATGGTGGAGATGCCCATCTTGGACAGGATCTTCAGCAAGCCCTTGTTGATGCCCTTGCGATAATTGTTCTTGGCCTCGATCGGATCCATCATCAGCTCGCCGGTGCGGATCAGATCGTTCAGCACCTGGTAGGCCAGGTAAGGGTACACCGCGGTGGCGCCAAAGCCGAACAGCACCGCGAAATGGTGCGGATCCCGGGCCCAGCCGGTCTCGACCAGCAGGTTGGAGTCACACCGCAGGCCCATGGCCACCAGGTGATGGTGGACGGCGCCGGTCGCCATCATAGCGCTCACCGGCAGCTCACCCTCTTTCAGGTCCTTGTCGGTCAGCACCAGGATGACCTTGCCGTCACGAACGGCCTGCTCCGCTTCGTCGCAGACCTGACGGATCGCCTGCTCCAGTCCCTGCTCGGGGCGGTAGCTCATGGAAATCCGCGCCACCTCAAATCCGGGGCGATCGTTGTTGGTGATCTTCAGGAACTTGGCGGGTGACAGCACTGGCGTGGTCAGGATGATCCGGTCGGCGTGCTCGGCGCTTTCCTCGAAAACGTTACGCTCGGCGCCCAGACAGGTCTCCAGCGACATCACGATGGATTCGCGCAGGGGATCGATCGCCGGGTTGGTGACCTGAGCAAACTTCTGGCGGAAGTAATCCGCCACGTGGCGAACCTTGCTGGAGAGCACGGCCATGGGCGTATCGTCGCCCATGGAGCCTACTGCCTCCTGGCCGTTTTCGGCCAGCGGACGCAGTACCTGGTCCCGCTCTTCAAAGGACACCATGAACATCTTCTGGTGCACCAACAGCTCGTCGGCGTCCATCAGCTTGAAGTCCGGAGTGTCCTGATTGAGGGTGGTTTCGACCCGCAGGGCGTTTTCGCGCAACCAGCGC encodes:
- the gltB gene encoding glutamate synthase large subunit, producing MMTGLYHPEEFRDNCGFGLIAHMKGETSHKLLQTAIESLTCMTHRGGIAADGKTGDGCGLLIQSPDGFLKKAAEAAFGKAPGDLFAVGQVFLNPDEAKAAAGRAAIEKRLTEQGLEIMGWREVPVDDSCLGPMALDCLPRIEQVFVVPNGKAEKEFAISLFVGRRHAERDMVDDSEFYICSLSHRTLAYKGLMMPADLANFYKDLGDPDLETAICVFHQRFSTNTMPRWPLAQPFRYLAHNGEINTVDGNRNWAIARAAKFSSPDLPDLQTLQPLVNLTGSDSSSMDNMLEVLLAGGVDLFRAVRMMIPPAWQNVDSMDSELRAFYEYNSMHMEPWDGPAGLVLSDGRYAVCMLDRNGLRPARWVITKDDFITLASEIGTYDYQPDDVVAKGRVGPGQMLAIDTESGEVLHTKDIDQRLKSAQPYKRWLRENALRVETTLNQDTPDFKLMDADELLVHQKMFMVSFEERDQVLRPLAENGQEAVGSMGDDTPMAVLSSKVRHVADYFRQKFAQVTNPAIDPLRESIVMSLETCLGAERNVFEESAEHADRIILTTPVLSPAKFLKITNNDRPGFEVARISMSYRPEQGLEQAIRQVCDEAEQAVRDGKVILVLTDKDLKEGELPVSAMMATGAVHHHLVAMGLRCDSNLLVETGWARDPHHFAVLFGFGATAVYPYLAYQVLNDLIRTGELMMDPIEAKNNYRKGINKGLLKILSKMGISTMTSYRGAQLFEAIGLADDVVDLCFKGVPSRIQGASFYDFQQDQEQLAAVAWKPRKPISQGGLLKYVHGQEYHAFNPDVVGKLQEAVISGDYGHYQEYAGLVNERPVSTLRDLLGFRADLKPIDLSEVEPAENIYPRFDSAAMSLGALSPEAHEALAVAMNTLGGRSNSGEGGEDPARYGTEKRSKIKQVASGRFGVTAEYLRSADVMQIKVAQGAKPGEGGQLPGGKVNDLIARLRYSVPGVTLISPPPHHDIYSIEDLAQLIFDLKQVNPQALVSVKLVSEPGVGTIAAGVAKAYADLITVSGYDGGTAASPLTSIRYAGSPWELGLTETQQALRANDLRGKIRLQTDGGIKTGLDVVKGAILGAESFGFGTTPMVALGCKYLRICHLNNCATGVATQNDHLREEHFKGTVEMAMNFFRFVAEETREWMAKLGVRSLEELVGRVDLLERLPGDTERQKKLDLSRLLSNDHIPADKPQTCQVERNHPFDKGTLAEQMVQDIATSIENKSGGAWSYRVTNCDRSIGARLSGEIAAKHGNQGMVDAPITLDLTGTAGQSFGVWNVGGLNLILEGDANDYVGKGMTGGKLVVKPPCGSSFKTQETSIVGNTCLYGATGGKLFAAGTAGERFAVRNSGAHAVVEGAGDHCCEYMTGGLVTVLGATGHNFGAGMTGGFAYVLDQNNTFVDKYNHELVEIQRISSEDMESYRNHLRGVIREHISETGSAWAEHILENFDDYIGRFWLVKPKAANLRSLLASTRARPE